From Parcubacteria group bacterium:
CCGGCTTGAATTATTTAGCAATTTTTTTGCTATTTAATTTCAGCCGGTTTTTGTTTTTTGAGAAATAAAACTAAAAATGAATCAGATGGAATTATTTTTTCGGGTGAGAAATAATGTTTCCGTTCTCAAGGGCCTGCCAATGGTTGCTACTTTTTTGTAGTTGCTGTTGGTGGGCTTTTTTTGTATTCTACGAATTACCTGCCTATGCTAAAGCTCCGGCAGGCAGGCGAATTTTTACGAATGTACAAATAATCCGCCTCCTCTTCCGAGGGGCGAAGGGGATATGAATCAAGCGGGTGAATAATTTGAGATTATTGAGTTAAAATTTTTGATGAGTATCCAATGAAAATAATAGGATTAAAATTAGTTGTTGTGTTGGTTTCCCTGGTTGCTTTGGCGGGGATTTCTACTTATGTGACAAAGGGCTATCAACTGCCGAATATTTTTGGTGGCGATAATAACAGCCATGAAGACACGAACGGACACGATGATGGAAATAATAACAACGGAAACGACAAGAAAGAAACAAAGGTTGATTTTAGGATTAGTAGCCAATGCCACTATTATAACTATGATCCGCAAAATTCCGTCGCTTTTTCAGGGGGAGATTTGGCGGGATATGTCGATGTTGGATGTTTTTCGGACGGTCAAGCTTTTGGCAGTTGGCAGGAAACTGGAACGAACCATCTGAATAAATTTTTCAATTTCGACAATATTAAGCCTGGTGACCGCGGTGAAGACGCGATCAGTTTTCACATTTTGGGCGATGATGGTTGCGGGCAGATCACTTTTGAAAACATAAAGGATGATGGAAATGATTGCACCGACTCGGAAACTCAGAGCAGTGATCAGGACTGCAAAAATAGAACACCGGGAACGCGAGAAAAAAGAGGGGAATTGGGAAAGGCTTTGCAATTTTCTCTTTGGCTGGATCAAGGACGGACGCCGGGCTTCCAAGGCAAAACTGATCCGGGTGAAGGGGATAATATTTTCAATGAAAAAGATGTTTTGATTTCCGACTGGAAAGATATTCGGGAATTTTCCACAGCTCTTGAGATCAGAAAATGTTTGCGCCAAGCGCGCAATAAGTTTTTCGATCTTTGCAAATCGGCAGATCCCAATGGGAGCGGGAGAAATACCAAAAAAGGAGTTTGCGCCGGACTTTCCACCGATGGCAGGATGGTTGATGGAACGGTCTATTATTACGGCCTAGCTTGGCGCTTGCCGGGTGAAACAGGGAATGAAATTCAGTCGGACAGTTTGGGATTTGATATGGCTTTTCAAGTAAAGAGCAACAGTCAATGCAGTGTTTGCCAAGGCAAGGATTATGACCATAATGCCAGATGTGATGATTAGGATATGGTTAGGGAGAAAATTTTCAAAAACAAGCAATTTTAAGATATGGGGTGAGCTCGGTAACTTCGCCTAAGGCGGACACCGAGGAACAAATTTTTAAAGGTCGAGAGAGGCAGACTACTCCTGAGTGTCTGGAATAATTAACAATTAATTAACTAGAAATAAACAATAATTTATGAAAAAGATAACAAAATCGCTTTTGATGATCACCGCGGCTGCGGCAATCGTGATCGGCGGAACAAGCGCGTTTTTTTCCAGCCAAAAGGCTGCCGTAAACAACACGTTCAAAGCAGGAACGCTTAATTTGCAGTTGGCAAAAGATAATCATGGCGTTCCAACTGGGGGATGGCAGGATGTGAGTATTGATGCTAATTGGAATTTTCCAGACATGGCTCCGGGAGAAACTCCTCAAGAGGCGACAATGTGGTTGAAAAACAATGGAAGTATTGACGCGAAAAAATTAGGATTCTCCATAACTAACGCTAATGATGATAATACTGGATTTGAAAGGCAAGTCCGTATCACTAAAATGACCTTTGACGGGCAAAATATGCTCCAAGGTGGTGCAGGTGCTGACCAATCAGTCTATGTGAAACCGACTCACTGCGATATCAATGTTAATCCTGGCGCATATTCTACTATCAATGCTGCTCTAGAATCTTTAGGATCAGCAACTGGTAAAGTAATTTGCGTTGGCCCGGGTAATTATACGACTAGCTATGAAACCAATGCAATCATAATTAATCAAGGTGTTACATTAGTATCCACCGATGGGCCTGGAGCAACAACCATTAGTGCATCAAGTACTACTGCAGGCGTTACCATCAATGCTGTCAATGTTACAATAAAGGGATTTACTATTGCTCCTGATAAAACTTTTGTCGGATATGGTGCAGCAATTGCAGTTAATTATGGCGGAGCTAAAATTCAGGATAATGTGATAACTGACGTAAAAGGAGATGGTCAGGGGACAATAAAAGGTATCCACGCCTTTACTGGATCTGCTTATAGTAATTTAGAAATTACGAACAATGTTATAAAAAATATTGCTAATACAGGCAAGGGAGCGGATGGGATTATGATTCAAGGTAAGATTAGCACAATAAATATTACTCACAACACAATCACTGATATTAGTTCAAATAATACTAATAATACATGGGATTATGCAGCGGGTATTGAGGATACGCCAACTAGCAATCTGGCCGATTCTTCGCCTCTAGGTTTGACGATTACTTATAATCACATTGAGAATGTAACTAGCGTAACTGAATTAGGCAGAGGATTCACAGTTGACATTGTGAATTGCAATGATTCGGTAAAGGGCACGAATAATTATGCCTACGCTGACCAGGTTACTTTTAAGAAGAATGATATAATTGGTATAGCAAATCCAATTACCAACAAGGATCAACGCACGACTTCTAATGGAACATTGAATGCAGAAGATAATTGGTTTGGTGATTTTACTCCTGTGGCTAATCTAGGTGGAGTGGCAAAGTGTGAGACTGGCGTTGTGAACACAACAAATTTTGCCGGTGGACCATTTGCTGGTTTTGTTGGCGGTACAGACCAAAATAGTAATGGTTTTGCCGATATGCAAGACTTGCGGTTGACTCCGATTGCTGGAATGCCAGTGGCCTTCGCTCATTCAGCGGAAAAACGTTTTGTGATGGGCGTGCAAGTTGACGGACCAACAACACTTGATAATTTTCAAGGCGCGAGTCTACACAATGTGGATTTGACTGTAACTATGTTGCAACAATAATCCGGTTTTCCAAAAAACAAACAAATTGAAAATTGATTTGGGCGTTTTTACCCTTGCGCATCTTCGGATGGGCAAGGGGATAAAGCGGGTCAATAAAATAATCCATGATTGATATTGCAATGCTTGGAAAGATATTCAAATTCAGTATGAATACGATTTTGTTCGGGCTTGTCGTTTTAGGCGCTCTGGTCGTTTTTTCGTCCGTGCCTTTCGCGGGAAACTATAAGGCGTTTATCGTGATGTCCGGTTCAATGGAACCGACCATCCACACGGGCAGTATCGTTTTTGTCCGTCCGGAAAAAGCCTATGCCGTCGGAGATATCGTGACGCGAAGATTCGCCGATTCCGATCTAACGGTAACGCATCGTATTTTTTCCCAAAAAGAAGTTGATGGACAGGTAATTTTTGACACGAAAGGGGATGCAAATGATGGCGAAGACAATGCAACAGTCACGTCGGCGGATATTATCGGCAAAGAAATCACTGCCGTGCCCTATGTCGGTTATGCAGTGGCTTATGCCAAGACGGAAATGGGACTGTTGCTCATTATTGTCATCCCGGCGGTGATTGTTATTTATGACGAGTTGAATAAAATCAGAACGGAAGTCGCTTTGATGCGAAAAAAGAAAAAAGAAGAAAAGGAGGCAAAAACACGAGTGGCGGAAGAAACGAAAATAACATTTCCGGAAAGGCAGTATGTGCGGGGGATTGTTAATGCGCCGGTTGAGAAGAGGAGAAAAATTGTCTAAAGGCGAATATGGAAAATATTATTAACAGTAGAAAAAGAATCAATCGTTCGATCAAAAAGATCGGAGTGGCTTTGTTGTTTTTGTTTTTTGCTTTGAGCAGTTTAAAAATGCCGGGAACTAATTCTTTTTTCACCGGGCGGGCGAAAAATAGCGGAAGTTCTTTTTCGGTCGGGACGTGGATTCCGACTTTACGAATGTCTGTGGATATCCCAATGCCGGAAGATGAGATTTACAAAACAAGGCCGTGTGTGACGCTCGACGCGGATATTAGCGGTGAACATTCCGGTATTACGATTTGGTATAAATTTTCAGATGATGGTTTATTTTCTGAGTGGATAAAATACGACGAAGAATGCGTGCTGATTCCTGATGGTAACCCGACCAATTTTGTGGCGCAAGCTATCAATGATGAACAACCGGAACGCTGGAAAAGCCAGACTGTTTCCGGCATTTTCAGGGTGGATACGACTGCGCCTGTTGTTAGGATTAACGCTCCGGCGCAGCCTTCCGATCTTTCCGGCACAGTAGCGGTGCGTGGTATGGTGACAGATGCCCATCCCGATCACTATTGGCTGGTGGTGGAAAATTCTTCCGGAACCCAAATCGCCGGACCGGGAACGGTAAATGATACCAGCTCTTTTTCGGACAAGAAATTTTTTGATTGGGATACGACCAAGGTGCCGGACGGAAAATATACAATCAAATTGGAAGCGCGTGACAGATTCGGAAATAAGTTGCCAAATCAATCGCCAGTGCTTTTTGACCCGAACAAAGATAATGATAGCGTAGATTGGATAGAGGTTAATGTGAAAAATAGTTCGGCCAAAGCGTCCAAGCCTGCAAGCTCTCCTATCAGTGCTCCAACCGCGCCTGATCCAGGACTGCAATTCCAAGAATCCGCAGATTTGGGTGTGCAAGGTGAGGCTGATGAAGTGCCGGCGGAAAAAAATGGTGAAGCTGCTTTGGTGCTAAAAGAGGCAGAGGCGCCAAGTTTGTCGGGAGAAGAATAGAGGCTTCTATAGAGGCCTCTATGGAAGCCTCTAAATTTTAGTAAGATTAAAATATTTTTTTCTTTTTTACAGCTGAAATTTCAGCTGTTTTTTTGTCGCCTAAATTTTTCAGCTGGGGATAACTCGCGAGACCATTTTTGTTTTTGCTGTGAGCGAAGAGTAAAAAGCCTCAACAGACGCAATAACAGCGCGTATAATTAAACCACAAATTTTGCCTTTGTCAAGCCAAAATTTGCTTGACAATAATTTGGCAATTGATAGAATAAAAACAGAAAGAAAAAAAATTACCAAAATACAGTTGAATAGTTATTCCTGATTTTCGAAAAATCCTGTTGCGTTTATTATTTTATAACAAACGGAGTATGGAGAAAAAAATGAAAAAATTTGTGAATATTGTTAGTGCGAACCAACTTTGAGCAGTCTGCTTTGAGTTGGTTTTTTTATAATCCGATTCGAATCTACGAATGAATGCGAATCTACGAATAAAAGAATAAAAGAATAAAATGCAAATTTAAATAGTGGGTGAGGAAAAATAAAAATAAAAAAGGTACCAAAAATAAAAAGTTGAAAAAGGAGGAATAACGTTGAAGCTGTAGTTTTACATAATGCTAAAGAGTTAGTCGGTGATGATTTCTTGAAGCCAATTTGGTCGCTTGTTTCCGTTTTTGGCGGAATAAGTTTCAGGAAGGAGCCAATAGCGAAACCGGACTGCGGGTCAGTGCCGGTTTTTTTGTATTCTACGAATTACCTGCCTACGCTAAAGCTTCGGTAGGCGGGCAAATATATGAATGAATAAAAAAAGTACTTTGAGATTTTTTTGGAAAGTCGACCACTTCTAGTCAGGGAAAATTTAGCTGACTTGTGGTGGCTGGCTTTTTGGATAAGCGGTTATAATTTAGGCCCCCTTTTCTTAAGGGGGCGTGCCCTCCGGAAACGGGAGTTTAAATCAAAGTTTGCTTATCATGGAAAGTATATCTCGTCACTTTTTGGCTAGTTAAGAAAAGTGACACCAGAGATCAGCTAGAAAGAGAGGTGCGAAATAAAATGAAAAAAATTACAATGCTAAGCGCAATCGTTTTTGCTTTTGTTATGACTGCTAATTTGGCGTTTGCTGGAACTGGCAATATGCAAATGAACAGCGTCCAAAATTCTGACAACGGAGTTTCTTCGATGGCAACAACTGGTGATAATTATATCAATCAGGCTTTCTCAGGTGGAGGTGCTTACGTTAGAACGGGATCAGCGGTATCTTATACAGCCGGTGTAGCTGCGATGAACACAAATGTAGCTGTCAATGGTGGCGCTATGCAAGTTGGCACCGTCAAGGGTTCCACAAACTATGTTCAATCAGGTGCTGGAACAGGAATGAATCAAATTAACCAGAACATGGTTCTTAGGGGTGGATCAATGGTGAATACCGGAGCAGCAGTTTCAGGTGCAAAGGGGATTTCTCTGATGAATACTAATGTTTCAGTCGGATGTCCTTGCACAACTAACACCTGCAATTCTTGCAGACGCTAGTTTTTTACAAAAAATTTTCCCAAGCGGAGACTAGCCTCCGCTTGGGGGGAAAACAAAGATTATGTCAAAAAAGTTATTTATAAAATCGATCAATTGTCTTTCAATCTTCGCGCTGGTGTTTTTCTGTGGAATAAATTTGGTTTTGGCCAAGGAAAATAGCAGTGTGAATGTGGAAAGTCGGGTGAGCGCGACGGCGAATTCGGGTGGGAATACAATTTCTGGTTCCGGCACGATCACGACCGGCGATGCTAGTGCTTCTGCAAAATCGATTACTTTAGTCAATGGCGGGGAGAATGTGAAAATAGTGACGGAAGCGAGGGCGGAAACGGGCGGAAAGAATTCAACGGCCAGTGTGGAGGTGAATGGCGAAAAAGCGGTTTGCGCCGGTGATGATGACGGTTGCGAAGTGGAAATCAGCAGTGAGGCCGAGCTGGCCGAAGAAGAAAGGATCTTTCAAGAAGAGAAGCAGATCGAAGAAGCGATCGACTTGGATGAAGTAGAGCCGGAAAAAAATTTTGGCTCTACGGTGCAAAATTTTTTTTCTGGGATAGTGGGGAAAATAAGGAGTTGGTTTTGAATAAAAGTGTCATCCTGAGCGAAGCCCGTACTTGGACGCTCAGGATGACAATTAGGGTTCAGGATGACAGAGAAAATGCGGGAATGACAAGGAGAGTGGCGGGGTATCTTTCTAAGGTTTCTCGTCAAGATAGGAATAATAATGCGAGGTTTTTTGTTAAGGGTGAGGAATATGCAAAAAATATCGGATAAAATTTTGAATAATGCGCTGGTGCTTCTGGTAATTTTGAACTTGGCCAGCTATCAGGTTGTTTTGCCGATTGCTATTTCGCGCGCGGATGATACAGACAGCGGGACAACGACAGAGGTGAAGGCGGAGGAAAGTTCTTCTGACTCGGACTCTGGGGCGGATAAAGAGGATGAAAAAATAGAGGAAGAAAAAAAGGCTGAAGTAGATGAGAAAGAAGACGCGACCACAGAGGAGAAAAAGAGCGATCTGAAAGTTGCTGAGCCTGAAGTCAAGCCAGTGCCGGAAGTTGATTTGGTGACAACTGGTGCGGGTTCGGCGGATGCCGATGAACCTTTGGTGGTTTCCGATGATGCAGTTTCGGCGGTTATCCAAAGCGACACGGCCGCAGAAGTTGAGGCCGAAAATACTTGCGCGTGCCAAAAAGATCCGGAGGAGAATAATGATGAAGAAAAAACTTGCTCGAGCGATTGTGCTTGTGGCCAGCCGGCAGATTGCCAATCAGCTGTGGTGCAGACGAATGTGGCACAGGAAGTGATCAACACAACGGAAGCTGTCGCGGTTACGGGCGAAAATACGATTGCGGGGGTAGTCGCGGGAATGAATTCAACAGAAGTTGTAGAACAAAACAGCGATCAGGTACAGGATGCTGATACTGATAATAATGCTGATAGAAATACTAATAAGGATAATTCCGAGCCGGAAGCTAGCGAGGAAAAGCAAGCTCAGATCATCACGGGCGACGCCACTGCCGGAGCAGTGGCGGTCAATGAGATCAATACCAATATCTACACGGACAACGGTGTGCAATATCAGCAAAATATCACAGGCGATTTTACCGGCGACATCAATCTGATCGAAACTTTCGACAGTGTTTTGGATAGCGCGCAAAAATTGAACGAAGAAAATCAAAAAGCGTTGGAAAAGGTGACGGTGACAAATGTGAACGTAGCGGAAAAAGTGGAAAATACGGTTCTGGCGAACGCGAACAGCGGGGATAATTTGGTTGAGGCGCTAGACTCCGCGGCGGAAATCGTGACCGGTAGTGCCCAGGCGCTGGCGGGCGCGGTTAACTATATCAATACGAACATCGTTGGAAATAATTGGCTTTTTGCGCAGATTAATATTTTGGGCAATTGGACGGGGGATTTAATCGTGCCGGGAGAAGGGCTGTTCGAACTGCCTTCGGCGGGAATGGTTTTTGAAAACATCACCAATATTAATCTGGCCAAAAGTATTACTAACTTTCTTTCTTCTGATGCGAACTCGGGGGATAATTCAGTGACTTCCGCAACGGGTGATGTGATGGTGGCAACGGGAGACGCGACCGCGACGAGTAATGGAACGACGCTGGTCAATACGAACATCGCTAATAATAATTGGTTCTATCTTTTGATCAATAATGCCGGCAATTGGACCGGGCAAGTCTTTAATTGGAACAATGGCAACGCCAGTTTGGCGTATGAATATAATTTTGGCAGTCAAATGGGAGCTGACGCGCCAGTGACAAAAAGTGTCAGCGTGAATAATTATAATAGCGCGGAAGAGGTTAGCAACACGGTTGTGGCTCGGGCGAATACCGGTGAGAATTCTATCTCCGAGGTAGTAGGCGATGCGACAATCGCGACGGGGGACGCGGTGGCGCGTGCCAGTGCGTTTAATTTTATCAATACGAACATCGTCGGCAATAATTGGTTTATGGCGGTGGTGAATAATGCCGGCACGTGGAACGGGGATTTGGTTTTTGGTTATCCGGATCTGGCGGTGGATCTGTCAGCGGATAAAAATACGCTTGAGCCGGGGCAGAGTTTGACTTATGCCGTGAAGTATAAAAATAGCGGCCAGGCAAAATGTGGGAATGTTGAGCTGATGCTGTCACTGCCGGATAATTTTTTCTACCAATCAGATAGTCTAGGTGCAGCGCGCAAAAACGGTAATGACTATTTTTGGTCCGCACCGGGCCTCAAGGCGGGAGAAGAAAAAACTTTTAGCGTGACGGTATTGCTCGATCCAAACACCGGAGCAAACGTGGCGTCTTTGGAAAGTGTGGCGGGAGTAAAAACGGACACGCAAGAAGTGGCGCTGGCGAATAACTATGCCAGTGAAAAAACCGATCTTATCTTTCTGGCTGATTCAAGTGTGATGATCCAAAACGGATTGCCGGAAAAAAATGGCAAGCTTTCTGTCACACGACAAGAGGAGGCAACCGTTGCCGTCGGATCGATTTCCGGTCATAGTATTTTTGTCAAAAATTCCGGCAAGGACACACTCTATAATCTGGAAGTCAAAGAGGCAATCAAAAATCCGTCCGGAGAAACGATGGTGGAATATGTCTGGCCGATCGAGAAATTGAAAAAGGGCCAGACGGCGACGATCCAATATCAGATCTTTGTCGATCCAGCGATGGCATTAGGCGACTATAAATATGTTGCTTCTGCTGTGGCAATTGATTATTATGGCCGCCAAGTAGAAAGTAAAAAAGCTTCCAAGACCGTAGCGTTTATTGGAGGTGCTCCAGGTCAAACAAACGCATACGCTAGTGATGAGAATGGTTTGATTTCTCCCGAAGCTGTTTTAGCGCCAGAAGAAGTGAATACTATTCCGGAAGTTTTGGGGACAGCCACAGAGGCGAATAAAATTGCTTGGCAATGGTTTCTAGTACTCATGCTTGTCCCACTGGCTTTTTATGCCCAACGAAAAGAGATTTATCGTTGGGAAACTATCCAGAAATTTTCCAGACAGATGGGCAGTTTTTTGAGTTCGTTTTTGTAATTGATAAATAATTTTTTATATTTAAAACAAAATGAAAAGGGTGAGAAAAAATGGACGCCGCTGGGCGTCGAAGATTTTTAGTATCTGGGTGATTCTTCTCCTGTTATTTCAGCCGATCGGCACACCAGGAATGTTGGCGATCGCCGAAGAGTTGTCGCCTGCGCCGACGGTTGAAAAAGAAGCTTCTAAAGAAGCTTCTAAAGAAGATCCTAAATCAGAGGAGAAAGTTGAGGTTGAAAAAGAGGCGCCGAAAGCGGAAGTCGTTGCTCCGGTAGAAAAAACTGATCCGGTGCCAGCACCAAAAGAAGAGCCGAAGGGCGATCCAGTCGTTCCCGTTGAAAAACCGGCCGAAAAAACTGAACCTGCTGCCGCTGGCTCCATAAGCGATCCGATTGTCGAGGCAGAACCAGCAGGAGAAATTACCCCCGAAGCGGCTTCCACGGAAAAAGTTGATGGTGCAAGCATAACAGCTTCGGAAATGCCGAAAGTGGAAACGCCCGTCGAAGATGCTCCAGATTTGACACAAGAAGTAAAAAAAGAAACTTGGTCGGTGGATGGCAAAAAAGCTACAACTAATGAACCGGTCGAACTGGAGAAGGAATATAAATTTCCGGGCGATGAGGATGTGAGCGTAAGATTTACGAAACTGCCGGAAAAGCCCGGCACGCTTTCGATCGAAGAGATTGGATTGAGTGATAAACAAGTGGAAGAGCTGGGCGCGCTTTCTAAGATTGCCTATGACATTACTTCGACGATGGAGGACGGCAGTTTTGAGTATGACTTGAGTTTGCCAAAATCAAAAGATGATAAGAATGTCCAAGTAAAATTTGCCGAAAAAATTTCCGAGCTGGATGATGCGAGAATTATTTCCGCTGATGATGTGACGGAAAAAAATGATTCGGTGAATGTGGAAAAGTTGGATCATTTTACGGTGTTTGTGGTAGTGGAGTGGAATTTTCCCAATAACCCAGACAATTCTATTGCCGATGATGGAATCGCTTCTAACCTGGCTAGAAATATGACAGTAGTAGGGGCGACAAACTTGTTATTTAGTTCCTCTGGCGCAACAAGCAATTCAGCTTCTGCTGATCATTGGAATGGTGGTTCCGGAATAAAGTATTGGCAAGTCGAATTTGATTCCTCGGGCTATAATTCCATAAGATTATATTCCAAGCAAAGAAGTTCCAATACCGGTCCTCGAGATTTTAAAATTCAATATTCTACTGACTCTGGGTCTGATTGGGCGGATATTTCAGGCGGTAATATAGTTGTTGCAAATAATTATACGGCAGGAGTTATCGCCGAACTTCATTTACCTACTCAATGCAATAATCGCGCATCTGTCTATTTGCGTTGGATTATGACATCGGATACTTCAGTCAGTGGCGGAGCTGTTGGAAATACTGGCGTGAGTAATATTGATGATATCATAGTTAAGGGTGAAGAAATAGAAATCGTACCAGATGCAGACGGAGATGATGTTCCAGATTCACAAGACAATTGTATCAATACTCCAAATGGCCCAAAGCAAATAAACGACAATCAGCTGGATGATGACGGTGACGGACTTGGCAATGCTTGTGATATATTGAATTGTATAGCCACAGGCGAAGAAAGCTGTAACGATTTGGTGGATAATGATTGCGATGGAGAAATCAATGAAGATTGTGTGATTTCTTTTTGCGGAAATGGAACAGTCGATTTCGGTGAGGACTGTGATATCAACTCACAAAAGCAAGCTTGCCTTACTGACGGCGGATATCCCGGAGAGATAACTTGTGGCGAAAGCTGTTCGTGGAATAATTATTGCTATCCCATAGCGGGATGCGGAGACGGAATTATGAATGGACCAGAACAGTGTGATGACGGAAATGAGATTTCTGGCGATGGATGCGAAAACGATTGTACAGTCACTCCACAAGCTGAATTTTGCGGAGACGGGATTGTGAACGGTGATGAAAAATGTGATGATGGGAATGTCGTGTCGGGTGACGGTTGCAGTGCGAGTTGTGAAGTTGAAAAGACTGGTTCGATTTCCGGCAAAAAATTTGAAGATTGTAGTGCGAACGGAATATTTGATCGTTGTGAACAAGGGATGCGTGGTTGGGCAATTTTTATTGACAAAAACAATGATGGAATTTTGGACCCGGAAGAAAATGTCGCATTGACCGGCAAGGGGGGTTATTATATTTTTACCAATCTTTATCCGGGCACTTATCGTATTTGCGAAGCGTCCAAAGCCGGTTGGATCCAGACAGCACCCGGCGAAGATGGATGTCACGAAGTGGTTTTGAACGGGGAAAGATTGACCGGATATGATTTTGGAAATTTCAAATTGGGCACAGTGTCTGGCCGAAAATTCAACGATCTTAACGGCAACGGTTGGAAAAATTTCAATGAGCCCTATCTCAATGATTGGACGATTAGACTGTATGATTCCACTTGGCAAAAAGTGGCGGAAACCGCAACGGCGGGAAGTGGTTGGGAAAAAGGTCAATATAGTTTTGATAGCCTTGAGCGCGGAACGAATTATATCTGCGAAGCGATGAGCGAAGGTTGGGAGCAGACTAGTCCGAAAAACGGCTGGAGCGTGGTAAACAATCTTTCGGGGATGGAGGATGAGGGCGCGAAATGTTGGAAGGTAGAGGATACTTGTTCAGGGAACGTATTTGCCGGAAAAAGTTTTGGCAATCATTTCACACCGCCTGCGCCGACGGGAAAAATTTCTGGCGTTAAATTTGAGGATACCAATGGTAACCAGCTGAAAGAGGAGAGCGAAGCAAAGCTTTCCGGCTGGACTATCTATCTGGATGCAAATAATAATTCGCAAAAAGATCCGGGCGAGCTAAACACGATCACAGATGCTAATGGCTACTATGAATTTGTTGGACTGACGCTGAGGAATTATTATGTGCGCGAAGAGAATCAGGCTGGTTGGATACAAACTACGCCCTATCACAACAATGGCGCCTATTATGTCTCGCTCAACAAATGTCACCTGGAGGCGGGCGGAATGGATTTTGGTAATCGCAGGCAACCATTGGTCTATTGCGGTGATGGAATAGTGGAGCCGTATCTGGAGCAATGTGATGATGGCAACGCAATTTCCGGTGATGGATGCAGCGCTGATTGTATGCTAGAAACCGGATCGATCCATGGGTATAAATGGAATGATCTCGATGGAAATGGGACAAAGAATGGGGAGGAAGGGAATCTCTCCGGCTGGATGATCAATCTTTATCGATCAAATGGTGATGGATATGATAGCGAACCGATAGAGACAATGATGACGGATAGTAGTGAGCAGCATTTCGGTTGGTATTGGTTTCAAAATCTTCTGCCAGGGAAATATAAAGTCTGTGAAGTTTTGCAATCCGGTTGGGCGCCGATCTATCCTACTACCGACAAAGATGATAATTGCCATCTAGTGACTTTGCCGGACGATAATTCTTTCAATTTTCGGGAATCAGAAAATGCCGTGACCGGACCTGAATATAATTTTGGCAATCAGCCAACTTCTGATAAGCCGACGCTCAGGATTGAAAAATCAAATGATGCGTCAGCTCCGCAAGCGCCG
This genomic window contains:
- a CDS encoding TasA family protein, which translates into the protein MKKITKSLLMITAAAAIVIGGTSAFFSSQKAAVNNTFKAGTLNLQLAKDNHGVPTGGWQDVSIDANWNFPDMAPGETPQEATMWLKNNGSIDAKKLGFSITNANDDNTGFERQVRITKMTFDGQNMLQGGAGADQSVYVKPTHCDINVNPGAYSTINAALESLGSATGKVICVGPGNYTTSYETNAIIINQGVTLVSTDGPGATTISASSTTAGVTINAVNVTIKGFTIAPDKTFVGYGAAIAVNYGGAKIQDNVITDVKGDGQGTIKGIHAFTGSAYSNLEITNNVIKNIANTGKGADGIMIQGKISTINITHNTITDISSNNTNNTWDYAAGIEDTPTSNLADSSPLGLTITYNHIENVTSVTELGRGFTVDIVNCNDSVKGTNNYAYADQVTFKKNDIIGIANPITNKDQRTTSNGTLNAEDNWFGDFTPVANLGGVAKCETGVVNTTNFAGGPFAGFVGGTDQNSNGFADMQDLRLTPIAGMPVAFAHSAEKRFVMGVQVDGPTTLDNFQGASLHNVDLTVTMLQQ
- a CDS encoding SdrD B-like domain-containing protein produces the protein MKRVRKNGRRWASKIFSIWVILLLLFQPIGTPGMLAIAEELSPAPTVEKEASKEASKEDPKSEEKVEVEKEAPKAEVVAPVEKTDPVPAPKEEPKGDPVVPVEKPAEKTEPAAAGSISDPIVEAEPAGEITPEAASTEKVDGASITASEMPKVETPVEDAPDLTQEVKKETWSVDGKKATTNEPVELEKEYKFPGDEDVSVRFTKLPEKPGTLSIEEIGLSDKQVEELGALSKIAYDITSTMEDGSFEYDLSLPKSKDDKNVQVKFAEKISELDDARIISADDVTEKNDSVNVEKLDHFTVFVVVEWNFPNNPDNSIADDGIASNLARNMTVVGATNLLFSSSGATSNSASADHWNGGSGIKYWQVEFDSSGYNSIRLYSKQRSSNTGPRDFKIQYSTDSGSDWADISGGNIVVANNYTAGVIAELHLPTQCNNRASVYLRWIMTSDTSVSGGAVGNTGVSNIDDIIVKGEEIEIVPDADGDDVPDSQDNCINTPNGPKQINDNQLDDDGDGLGNACDILNCIATGEESCNDLVDNDCDGEINEDCVISFCGNGTVDFGEDCDINSQKQACLTDGGYPGEITCGESCSWNNYCYPIAGCGDGIMNGPEQCDDGNEISGDGCENDCTVTPQAEFCGDGIVNGDEKCDDGNVVSGDGCSASCEVEKTGSISGKKFEDCSANGIFDRCEQGMRGWAIFIDKNNDGILDPEENVALTGKGGYYIFTNLYPGTYRICEASKAGWIQTAPGEDGCHEVVLNGERLTGYDFGNFKLGTVSGRKFNDLNGNGWKNFNEPYLNDWTIRLYDSTWQKVAETATAGSGWEKGQYSFDSLERGTNYICEAMSEGWEQTSPKNGWSVVNNLSGMEDEGAKCWKVEDTCSGNVFAGKSFGNHFTPPAPTGKISGVKFEDTNGNQLKEESEAKLSGWTIYLDANNNSQKDPGELNTITDANGYYEFVGLTLRNYYVREENQAGWIQTTPYHNNGAYYVSLNKCHLEAGGMDFGNRRQPLVYCGDGIVEPYLEQCDDGNAISGDGCSADCMLETGSIHGYKWNDLDGNGTKNGEEGNLSGWMINLYRSNGDGYDSEPIETMMTDSSEQHFGWYWFQNLLPGKYKVCEVLQSGWAPIYPTTDKDDNCHLVTLPDDNSFNFRESENAVTGPEYNFGNQPTSDKPTLRIEKSNDASAPQAPGSDVTYTIKVTALANPVLKVQVTDLPPAGFIYRAGSATGAPFIHEYASPGVWDLGDMAAGETKTLTYVADIDNDQDSGTYKDIAWAKGTASSGATVFALGNQEASPFFVGTDVEVIDPVTADVALAERTETKTKHKTETKHRTVIGEVLGASTMLPETGADTTWVVVALLALLSGLGLIVLGRRKNNLVKVVEKTMKIFILVFVFGSLAISGGNALADSGNISVQIEQPKSPSTNNFLLGFVALDIEGRAMTVECYKNSDTAPFQTINFSNAGGNSGNCIIDENIASTDGNYSFHVKASAGSDTVSSSEVVVEIATDAPGTPTNFSHTKSGCAHNISLMTADDSGKTVRVEIYRSTEPEFVADETTRIFGVDASSNQAVSFSDNAPDCNETYYYVARAFNLADEGSGFVGDENVIVKKKTDTNHKTKTKTIHPTSLNVTTTGVGQSAGAGANSGAVAGNEVTGGEQQGQVSGTENNQEIAGAQTENAGDTGSLAKNGNFWLLLAVAAGAGLWYYKKKKQPVAEIK
- a CDS encoding signal peptidase I, with product MNTILFGLVVLGALVVFSSVPFAGNYKAFIVMSGSMEPTIHTGSIVFVRPEKAYAVGDIVTRRFADSDLTVTHRIFSQKEVDGQVIFDTKGDANDGEDNATVTSADIIGKEITAVPYVGYAVAYAKTEMGLLLIIVIPAVIVIYDELNKIRTEVALMRKKKKEEKEAKTRVAEETKITFPERQYVRGIVNAPVEKRRKIV